In Elusimicrobium sp. An273, a genomic segment contains:
- a CDS encoding TolC family protein, producing MHKLLGCIFCLFCASAAAGLSFSAQTALAGSVSPQQQDFTLQQYIALYLNYSPQLQTETNKLKIEHNTYKNAFTTAFLPSFSLGVSASETYGRNYHFSSWEDFQHGDSYGQAQGSWNLFNSGKDVLNYKMASLDWQIAQINYDSTVQQYVLEAVQTYYNLLLSQKLLQVYEDDLAVAKKQYEQDSILYENGLKTRSDLLSSDTNWRSSQLSLFSAQNDYANALKNFNIAINRPIEAPARLDENIPQDLPALPPLDQDLTTAIAHRYDARTRRLSLKQSDITQTLGNLNTLPSVFVDLFANTGRGFSTHEKWDYNYGISAGISFDIGFLYFNKYRERKNVRLTNQNAHLEYEQFLRSLRDDVVETRNTLSLKMRSLEISKLRLQAATEKFDATQLKYKNGLMGATDLTVARQELISAQVDYATLLSELTLSRLRYQYALGEQLYDYKPEGL from the coding sequence ATGCATAAACTGTTAGGGTGCATTTTCTGCCTTTTCTGCGCCAGCGCGGCGGCGGGCCTGTCCTTTTCCGCCCAAACGGCTTTGGCGGGCAGCGTTTCCCCCCAGCAACAGGATTTTACGCTGCAGCAATACATTGCCCTGTATCTGAACTATTCCCCGCAGCTGCAAACGGAAACCAATAAATTAAAAATTGAGCATAATACCTATAAAAACGCCTTTACTACGGCCTTTCTTCCTTCTTTCTCGCTGGGGGTCAGCGCGTCGGAAACCTACGGGCGGAATTACCATTTTTCTTCGTGGGAAGATTTTCAGCACGGCGATTCCTACGGGCAGGCCCAAGGATCTTGGAATTTGTTTAACAGCGGCAAAGACGTGCTGAACTATAAAATGGCGTCTTTGGATTGGCAAATTGCCCAAATTAATTATGATTCCACCGTTCAGCAGTACGTACTGGAAGCGGTGCAAACGTATTACAACCTGCTGCTGAGCCAGAAATTGCTGCAGGTATATGAAGACGACTTGGCCGTTGCAAAAAAACAATACGAGCAGGACAGTATTTTGTATGAAAACGGCTTAAAAACCCGCTCCGATTTACTTTCCAGCGACACCAACTGGCGCAGCAGCCAGCTTTCGCTTTTTTCGGCGCAGAACGACTATGCAAACGCTCTTAAAAATTTCAACATTGCCATCAACCGCCCCATCGAAGCGCCGGCCCGGCTGGATGAAAACATCCCCCAAGATTTGCCCGCGCTCCCGCCCCTTGACCAAGACCTTACCACCGCCATCGCGCACCGCTACGACGCCCGAACCCGCCGCTTGAGCCTCAAGCAAAGCGATATTACCCAAACCTTGGGCAACCTCAATACGCTCCCTTCCGTTTTTGTGGATTTGTTCGCCAACACCGGCCGCGGATTTTCCACTCACGAAAAGTGGGATTATAATTACGGCATTTCGGCCGGGATTTCGTTTGACATCGGCTTTCTGTATTTCAACAAATACCGCGAACGCAAAAACGTCCGCCTGACCAACCAAAACGCCCACTTGGAATACGAACAATTTTTGCGTTCGCTGCGCGACGACGTGGTGGAAACGCGCAATACGCTTTCCCTTAAAATGCGCTCGCTGGAAATTTCCAAACTGCGCCTGCAGGCCGCCACCGAAAAATTTGACGCCACCCAGCTGAAATACAAAAACGGGCTGATGGGCGCAACCGACCTGACGGTCGCCCGCCAAGAATTAATTTCCGCACAGGTGGATTACGCCACCTTGCTTTCCGAGCTGACGCTTTCGCGCCTGCGCTACCAATACGCCTTGGGAGAACAGCTGTATGATTACAAACCGGAGGGGTTATGA
- a CDS encoding efflux RND transporter periplasmic adaptor subunit has protein sequence MIKKMLKRIWKPILFLLLAAAVVAGGWMWGVKPLIAKLKGDVIMPEDIVSVKKGSVEIFLKSQGTVMAKQDIKVTSKPSGILQAVYVKEGDTVKKGTKLALIKPGRNEFEDYKPVPIYAPADGTVVKCHADSKEYEKDLSERNLSLPRLGTFLEGSYDNTENATCLLRLVNTDTLVIPLYVSETQVLQLKKGMPVQIEVISLGDKAEPLTGKITYISTQIEKSGDRWSDSKGFLVLVELPRDGKNILLGVNTNITIVLQKSENVLTIPANALFEKDGKNYVFKYRGKNKADKTEVSTGLVNDTTVEITDGLKEDDQVLIALPYGESW, from the coding sequence ATGATTAAAAAAATGTTAAAACGCATCTGGAAGCCGATTTTGTTTTTACTGCTGGCGGCAGCCGTAGTGGCTGGCGGGTGGATGTGGGGCGTAAAGCCTTTGATTGCAAAACTCAAAGGGGATGTGATTATGCCGGAAGACATCGTATCCGTTAAAAAAGGGTCGGTGGAAATCTTTCTTAAAAGCCAAGGAACGGTCATGGCCAAGCAAGATATCAAAGTAACTTCCAAACCCAGCGGCATTCTGCAAGCCGTATACGTAAAAGAAGGCGATACCGTAAAAAAAGGAACCAAATTAGCCCTTATTAAACCGGGGCGCAATGAATTTGAAGATTATAAACCGGTGCCGATCTATGCGCCGGCGGACGGAACGGTGGTCAAATGCCACGCCGATTCCAAAGAATACGAAAAAGACTTATCGGAGCGGAATTTATCGCTCCCCCGGCTGGGAACCTTTCTGGAAGGTTCTTACGACAATACCGAAAATGCCACTTGCTTGCTGCGTTTGGTCAATACCGACACGCTGGTCATTCCGCTGTATGTAAGCGAAACGCAAGTGCTGCAGCTTAAAAAAGGAATGCCGGTGCAAATAGAAGTCATCTCCTTGGGCGATAAGGCCGAACCGTTAACCGGAAAAATCACGTACATTTCCACCCAAATCGAAAAAAGCGGCGACCGCTGGAGCGACAGCAAAGGATTTTTGGTGTTGGTGGAGCTCCCCCGCGACGGAAAAAACATTTTGCTGGGCGTAAACACCAATATCACGATTGTGCTGCAAAAGAGCGAAAACGTCTTAACGATTCCGGCCAACGCCCTGTTTGAAAAAGACGGAAAGAACTATGTGTTCAAATACCGGGGCAAAAACAAAGCGGACAAGACCGAAGTTTCCACCGGGTTGGTAAACGACACGACCGTAGAAATTACCGACGGCCTGAAAGAAGACGACCAGGTGCTGATTGCGCTGCCCTACGGAGAATCATGGTAA
- a CDS encoding ABC transporter ATP-binding protein, whose translation MVIHCEHLVKIYQTAQSFRALDDVSLDIEKGDFISIMGPSGCGKSTLLNILGLLDEPTSGEYLLNGVKTARMPDRTRSHFRCTNIGFIFQSFNLMPRLSVLQNIALPMRYNSLIPRKEILPRARELLRRVGLEQKAGNTPLQLSGGQCQRVACARALANRPEIILADEPTGNLDSKSGAEILNLLQELNQNGLTIIMVTHDEKIAAGARRIIRMKDGKIV comes from the coding sequence ATGGTAATTCATTGTGAACATCTCGTAAAAATTTACCAAACCGCCCAATCGTTTCGGGCGTTGGATGACGTGTCGCTGGATATAGAAAAAGGGGATTTTATCTCCATCATGGGCCCCAGCGGCTGCGGGAAAAGCACTCTTCTTAATATCTTGGGCCTTTTGGATGAACCCACTTCCGGCGAATACCTGTTAAACGGCGTCAAAACCGCCCGAATGCCCGACCGCACCCGCTCCCACTTCAGATGCACGAACATCGGTTTTATCTTTCAGTCGTTTAATTTAATGCCCCGGCTCTCCGTTTTGCAAAACATCGCCCTGCCCATGCGCTACAACAGCCTTATTCCCCGCAAGGAAATTTTGCCGCGGGCGCGTGAACTGCTGCGCCGGGTAGGCTTGGAACAAAAAGCGGGAAATACGCCCCTGCAGCTTTCCGGCGGGCAATGCCAGCGCGTAGCCTGCGCGCGAGCCTTGGCCAACCGGCCGGAAATTATCTTGGCGGACGAGCCCACCGGCAATTTGGATTCCAAATCCGGAGCGGAAATTTTGAATTTACTGCAAGAGCTGAACCAAAACGGGCTGACTATTATTATGGTTACGCACGACGAAAAAATTGCCGCCGGCGCCCGGCGCATTATCCGTATGAAGGACGGTAAAATCGTATGA
- a CDS encoding ABC transporter permease — protein MKLPDLISTGWAEITSHKMRSFLSVFAIAIGIATFFYTLSVLSQRYRDINRTAEISGKGRLDTSIEAPLSMDQYQQLLSSLPEGSSLAFRTNEYITRAIYKGQTLTGFFVEGILPSFQDSAFAYQVEGRFFNWKDIINKHRVALIVVYPRDKKERRVFSAPTWAPDKDRIDLKEFVKRINLLNQSITIEDQSFTVVGILRAPTVDKDFRFRGDQETMQQIFIPYSTWYDILPSWRDYYETKIRIVAGSETNANQASTALSSFLHHQFGTNFQFSINFFRDKLNLDRQAAWKNLRSMIFIGLIAMIAGGIGIMNITMVVIFSRTREIGIRRALGATRFDILIQFLVEALLLGLCGAMGGMLLGYLAVVHMADNADQMTFSWWVVAISIFIALATSFLFALYPAYQASKLKPVDALKYE, from the coding sequence ATGAAACTGCCCGATTTAATTTCCACCGGCTGGGCCGAAATTACAAGCCATAAAATGCGCAGTTTTTTAAGCGTGTTTGCCATTGCAATCGGCATTGCCACCTTTTTCTATACCTTAAGCGTCCTCAGCCAGCGCTACCGCGATATTAACCGCACCGCCGAAATATCCGGCAAAGGCCGCCTGGATACCAGCATCGAGGCTCCCCTTTCCATGGATCAATACCAGCAGCTGCTCAGTTCCTTGCCGGAAGGTTCTTCCTTGGCGTTCCGGACGAATGAATATATCACCAGAGCCATTTACAAAGGGCAGACGTTAACCGGTTTTTTTGTGGAAGGCATTCTTCCTTCGTTTCAAGACAGCGCTTTTGCCTATCAGGTGGAAGGACGTTTCTTTAACTGGAAAGACATTATCAACAAACACCGCGTGGCCCTTATCGTGGTCTATCCGCGCGACAAAAAAGAGCGGCGCGTTTTCTCCGCCCCCACCTGGGCGCCCGACAAAGACCGAATAGACCTGAAAGAATTCGTCAAACGCATCAATTTGCTTAACCAATCTATTACCATAGAAGATCAAAGCTTTACCGTCGTGGGTATTCTGCGCGCGCCCACCGTGGACAAGGATTTTCGTTTCCGGGGCGACCAGGAAACGATGCAGCAGATTTTTATTCCCTATTCCACTTGGTACGATATCCTTCCTTCGTGGAGAGATTATTACGAAACCAAAATCCGCATTGTCGCCGGCAGCGAAACGAACGCCAATCAAGCCTCTACGGCTTTAAGCAGTTTTTTGCATCACCAGTTTGGCACCAATTTCCAATTTAGCATTAATTTCTTCCGCGACAAATTGAATTTGGACAGACAAGCCGCCTGGAAAAACCTGCGCTCGATGATTTTTATCGGTTTAATTGCAATGATTGCGGGCGGCATCGGCATTATGAACATTACGATGGTGGTGATTTTTTCCCGCACGCGCGAAATCGGAATCCGCCGCGCCTTGGGCGCCACCCGCTTTGACATTCTTATTCAATTTCTGGTGGAAGCGCTGCTGTTGGGCTTGTGCGGCGCCATGGGCGGCATGCTGCTTGGATATCTGGCCGTCGTACACATGGCGGACAACGCCGACCAAATGACCTTTTCCTGGTGGGTGGTCGCCATCTCCATTTTCATTGCGCTGGCCACCAGCTTTTTGTTTGCGCTGTACCCGGCGTACCAAGCTTCCAAACTCAAACCGGTGGACGCGCTTAAATACGAATAA
- a CDS encoding ribonuclease HI family protein has product MQVKINIDGGSRGNPGPGAAAYVICSPDGTILAQEGHFMPHCTNNQAEYTALKLALIKAKELGATELFIQSDSLLLVKQFLGEYKIKHPDLAARMAVIRRLAAPLTIHMQHVLRHLNKAPDALANKAMDAKQSVGFNPIVHLPPEEETLPPAAPENIVNGVEVKPVQRPKPAPAKSASKRALKKPHQPDLFGEL; this is encoded by the coding sequence ATGCAAGTAAAAATAAACATTGACGGCGGTTCCCGCGGAAACCCCGGCCCCGGCGCCGCGGCGTATGTGATTTGCTCCCCGGACGGCACCATATTGGCGCAGGAAGGGCATTTTATGCCGCATTGCACCAATAACCAGGCCGAATACACCGCCCTAAAGCTGGCTTTAATTAAAGCCAAAGAACTGGGCGCAACGGAGCTTTTTATTCAATCGGACTCGCTGCTCCTCGTTAAACAATTCTTAGGCGAATACAAAATCAAACATCCGGACTTGGCGGCCCGCATGGCCGTCATCCGCCGCCTGGCCGCCCCGCTTACCATTCATATGCAACACGTCTTGCGCCACCTCAATAAAGCGCCGGACGCCCTGGCCAACAAGGCGATGGACGCCAAGCAGTCCGTCGGGTTTAACCCCATTGTCCACTTGCCGCCAGAGGAGGAAACGCTCCCCCCCGCCGCGCCGGAAAATATCGTAAACGGCGTAGAAGTAAAACCGGTACAACGGCCCAAACCCGCTCCCGCCAAATCCGCTTCCAAGCGCGCCCTCAAAAAGCCGCACCAGCCGGACTTGTTTGGCGAGCTGTAA
- a CDS encoding sensor histidine kinase: MTLWQILVSYSLLVAASLSLLTYWITKKFVLKKMHRTIMKAEHNYQQQIATLQMQLSGKVNVLESMVEKLRLSNQELNRLNEIRAKFMSIVAHDLRQPLSSIQGFTSVLMMDNPQGGGNNDQTALNNILKATDNMNMLMADLMDISMIESGRFKMDAQPFNFNALLNDVITLQAVNAQKKGIFLQKCEYPAEVTVVADRFRISQVLNNLIGNAIKFSPQGGSVEARFYVLNGMLTFKVADNGPGLLHTEKDKVFQKFHQSENDRTLKKQGWGLGLSIAQEIVNAHGGEIGVESAGLGQGSVFWFSIPQTPAAAAADADKAPIPNVEKKTVMPE; encoded by the coding sequence ATGACGCTATGGCAAATTCTGGTTTCTTATTCCTTGTTGGTGGCGGCGTCTTTGTCGCTATTGACGTATTGGATTACCAAAAAATTCGTGCTTAAAAAAATGCACCGCACCATTATGAAGGCGGAGCATAATTACCAACAGCAAATTGCCACCCTGCAGATGCAGCTTTCGGGCAAGGTAAATGTGCTGGAAAGCATGGTGGAAAAACTGCGTCTTTCCAACCAAGAGCTGAACCGGTTAAACGAAATCCGCGCCAAATTTATGTCTATCGTGGCGCACGATTTGCGCCAGCCGCTTTCTTCCATTCAGGGGTTTACGTCCGTGCTGATGATGGATAATCCGCAAGGCGGCGGAAATAACGACCAGACCGCGCTGAACAACATTTTAAAAGCCACGGACAATATGAACATGTTAATGGCGGATTTAATGGATATTTCCATGATTGAATCCGGCCGCTTCAAAATGGACGCCCAGCCGTTTAACTTTAACGCCCTTTTAAACGATGTCATCACCTTGCAGGCCGTCAACGCCCAGAAAAAAGGGATTTTTCTGCAAAAGTGCGAATATCCCGCCGAAGTAACCGTGGTGGCGGATCGTTTCCGCATTTCGCAGGTGCTGAATAATTTAATCGGAAACGCGATCAAATTTTCTCCTCAGGGGGGGAGTGTGGAAGCCCGGTTTTATGTGTTAAACGGCATGCTTACGTTTAAAGTGGCGGACAACGGCCCGGGCCTGTTGCATACGGAAAAAGATAAGGTGTTTCAAAAGTTTCACCAGTCCGAAAATGACCGCACCTTAAAGAAACAAGGCTGGGGATTGGGCCTTTCCATCGCGCAGGAAATCGTCAACGCGCACGGAGGGGAAATCGGCGTAGAGAGCGCCGGGCTGGGGCAGGGCTCCGTATTTTGGTTTTCCATTCCGCAGACGCCTGCCGCCGCGGCGGCGGACGCCGACAAAGCGCCTATCCCGAATGTGGAAAAGAAAACCGTTATGCCCGAATAA
- a CDS encoding L-threonylcarbamoyladenylate synthase has translation MRKTLIFKTEEMTPEYMLLAAQALEKGAVAVLPTDTVYGIGTGAFCETAIAEIYRIKERPATSPLQILTGSLRQAHQVARFSPAAEKLAQAYWPGALTAIVPPSDKGKPLARGFAGLGIRVPGNTFLVKLLSLMQAPMACTSANLHGQPVLTDEKGILETFKGKVDYIFLGGTLSPTASSVVDLTGETPVLLREGGIARAALEQTMGLALQGKKEA, from the coding sequence ATGCGCAAGACGCTTATTTTTAAAACGGAAGAAATGACGCCGGAATATATGTTGCTGGCGGCCCAAGCCCTTGAAAAAGGTGCCGTGGCGGTACTGCCTACCGATACCGTGTACGGCATTGGCACCGGCGCGTTTTGTGAAACGGCGATAGCGGAAATTTACCGCATTAAAGAGCGGCCGGCCACTTCGCCGCTGCAAATTTTAACGGGTTCTTTACGCCAAGCCCATCAAGTTGCCCGTTTCTCGCCCGCGGCCGAAAAATTGGCGCAGGCCTATTGGCCCGGCGCGCTGACGGCCATTGTGCCGCCCTCCGATAAAGGCAAGCCGCTGGCGCGCGGGTTTGCGGGGCTGGGCATTCGGGTGCCGGGGAATACTTTTTTGGTAAAATTACTGTCCCTGATGCAGGCGCCTATGGCGTGCACCAGCGCCAACTTGCACGGCCAGCCCGTCTTGACGGATGAAAAAGGCATTTTGGAAACATTTAAAGGAAAAGTGGATTATATCTTTTTGGGCGGTACGCTTAGCCCCACGGCTTCCAGCGTGGTGGATTTGACGGGGGAAACCCCCGTTTTGCTGCGGGAGGGAGGAATTGCCCGCGCGGCGCTGGAGCAAACAATGGGACTTGCCCTGCAGGGGAAAAAGGAGGCATAA
- the rsmI gene encoding 16S rRNA (cytidine(1402)-2'-O)-methyltransferase, translated as MLYIVPTPIGNLQDITLRALEVLKTADAVLCEDTRRTQILLSHFGLSKPTYRYNENDDRSVARCLEALKSGKTCALVSDCGTPCISDPGWKLVKAAVAEGIKVSSLPGPSAVACALAGAGITGGAFTFLGFLPRKPGKAAKLIAAAYALQHPVVLYESPYRVVKMLQLIADTLGNETPVILARELSKVYEEWLRGTAQQLAETLGKKQKVQGEFVMIIDRPAAAEREEEHAQDAYF; from the coding sequence ATGCTCTATATCGTCCCCACGCCTATCGGCAATTTGCAGGATATTACCCTGCGCGCTTTGGAGGTTCTTAAAACCGCCGATGCCGTGTTGTGCGAAGATACGCGCCGCACCCAGATTTTGCTGTCTCATTTCGGCCTTTCCAAACCGACTTACCGCTATAACGAAAATGACGATCGTTCGGTGGCGCGGTGTTTGGAGGCGCTAAAAAGCGGCAAAACCTGCGCCTTGGTGTCGGACTGCGGCACCCCGTGTATTTCCGACCCGGGGTGGAAACTGGTCAAAGCGGCGGTGGCGGAAGGGATAAAAGTGTCTTCCCTGCCGGGGCCCAGCGCGGTGGCGTGCGCTTTGGCGGGGGCGGGCATTACCGGGGGAGCGTTTACGTTTTTGGGGTTTTTGCCGCGCAAGCCCGGCAAGGCCGCCAAGCTGATTGCGGCCGCTTATGCGCTGCAACACCCGGTGGTGCTGTACGAATCGCCCTACCGCGTGGTGAAAATGCTGCAGCTGATTGCCGATACGCTGGGCAACGAAACGCCGGTTATTTTGGCGCGGGAACTTTCCAAGGTGTATGAAGAATGGCTGCGCGGTACGGCGCAGCAGCTGGCGGAAACTTTGGGCAAAAAACAGAAAGTGCAGGGAGAATTTGTAATGATTATTGACCGCCCGGCCGCGGCCGAGCGGGAGGAAGAACATGCGCAAGACGCTTATTTTTAA
- a CDS encoding YfcC family protein translates to MSKILSKIKLNTFAIILSIVAVVAVLTWIVPSGAYDKMDVDGRQVVVAGTYHPVPANPQGLFDVLKAPIQGFSNTAEVIVFLLVIGGVLAVVEKTGAIAAGIQAASGFFQRKPHLRFMFIPLGIIVFSLCGATFGMCEEALIFIPIFIPLALSLGYDSALGTAIPFIGAGVGFAAAFTNPFTVGIAQGIAQVPLYSGIGYRFIIWIICTTVVITWLSVYARKIRKDPTKSLTYEFDIEKRKELKLNKEETRMTRRQKWVLVAFGLGMLTLIAGVLKPQLCSMIKGMWGVDLMQMLHLEASGWYITEIAALFLGVGFLCGFLGKMSMQKFTDAFFDGVRGMAEIAMLLCFAQAIVIIANNGHILDTLLNWMSGAISRLHPVCASWAAMVLQTVIDFFIPSGSGKAVLTMPILAPLADLIGITRQTMVLAFQLGGSWMNMVIPTDPVTIAAIGFARIAYPKWLKWMLPLLAVMYLLSFVLLIPPYLMKWQ, encoded by the coding sequence ATGTCTAAAATTCTGTCCAAAATAAAACTCAACACGTTCGCCATTATTCTTTCCATCGTGGCGGTCGTGGCGGTGCTGACGTGGATTGTGCCCAGCGGCGCCTATGACAAAATGGACGTAGACGGCCGGCAGGTCGTCGTCGCCGGGACGTATCACCCCGTGCCGGCCAACCCCCAAGGGTTGTTTGATGTACTCAAAGCCCCGATTCAAGGGTTTTCCAACACGGCGGAAGTGATTGTATTTCTGCTGGTCATCGGCGGTGTGCTGGCCGTGGTGGAAAAAACGGGCGCCATTGCCGCCGGCATTCAGGCCGCCAGCGGTTTCTTTCAGCGCAAGCCCCATTTGCGGTTTATGTTTATCCCGCTGGGGATTATTGTGTTTTCGTTGTGCGGCGCCACCTTCGGCATGTGTGAAGAAGCGCTGATTTTCATCCCCATTTTTATTCCCCTGGCCCTTTCGCTGGGGTACGACTCCGCCCTCGGCACCGCCATTCCGTTTATCGGTGCGGGGGTAGGGTTTGCCGCCGCGTTTACCAACCCCTTTACCGTAGGCATTGCGCAGGGCATTGCCCAAGTGCCGCTCTATTCGGGCATCGGCTACCGCTTTATCATCTGGATCATCTGCACCACGGTGGTAATTACGTGGCTGAGCGTATATGCGCGCAAAATCCGCAAAGATCCCACCAAAAGCTTAACTTACGAGTTTGATATCGAAAAACGCAAGGAATTAAAACTCAACAAAGAAGAAACCCGCATGACCCGCCGCCAAAAATGGGTGCTGGTGGCCTTTGGATTAGGCATGCTGACGCTGATTGCGGGCGTGTTAAAACCGCAGCTGTGCTCCATGATTAAAGGCATGTGGGGCGTGGATTTGATGCAAATGCTGCACCTGGAAGCAAGCGGCTGGTACATTACCGAAATTGCGGCGTTGTTTTTGGGCGTTGGCTTTTTGTGCGGTTTTTTGGGCAAAATGAGCATGCAAAAATTTACGGACGCTTTCTTTGACGGCGTGCGCGGCATGGCGGAAATTGCCATGCTGTTGTGTTTTGCTCAGGCCATTGTGATTATTGCCAACAACGGGCATATTTTGGACACGCTGCTTAACTGGATGTCCGGCGCCATCAGCCGGCTGCACCCGGTGTGCGCTTCGTGGGCGGCCATGGTACTGCAAACCGTGATTGATTTCTTTATTCCATCCGGATCCGGCAAAGCCGTGCTGACCATGCCCATTTTGGCGCCGCTGGCCGATTTAATCGGCATTACGCGCCAGACGATGGTGCTGGCCTTCCAACTGGGCGGCAGCTGGATGAATATGGTCATCCCCACCGACCCGGTAACCATTGCCGCCATCGGCTTTGCGCGCATTGCGTATCCGAAATGGCTTAAATGGATGCTGCCGCTGTTGGCCGTGATGTACTTGTTGTCGTTTGTGCTGCTGATTCCGCCGTATTTGATGAAGTGGCAATAA
- a CDS encoding YfcC family protein produces MKKMLCNTYFLVFSIMVFVAALTWIVPSGLYDRVEADGRTYAVAGSYHSVAKNPQGIDAVLSAPVEGFTQCAEIIAFILVVGALFTIIERTGAINTLIKKVSFFFASRPKYKKLFIPVCMFLFSLCGAMFGMEEETLIFIPIFIPLALSLGYDTVIGMSIPFIGAFTGFSSAFVNPFTVGIAQTIAQLPMYSGWQYRVVIWFIFTSVVAGFFTWYGERVRKNPTKSLTYKMDLDKRAELKIINDVVVDESFRLTRAHKRVIASFVLGMGLLFYGVIRYQWYMIEIAAVFLGVSIACAYFGKLTLDQATNAIIDGAKSMIGVCILMALARSIVIVATNGHILDTFLHAMTQSVGGLHPILASQAMFVIQTVLNFFIASGSGQAVLTMPIMVPLGDLVNVSRQTVILAYQFGEGWGNPIIPTAPVTMGALALAGISYPMWVKWFLKLEVILVALSLILLIPAYYIW; encoded by the coding sequence ATGAAAAAAATGCTGTGCAACACCTATTTTTTGGTGTTCTCCATTATGGTGTTTGTGGCCGCGCTGACGTGGATCGTCCCCTCCGGCCTGTATGACCGGGTGGAGGCCGACGGCCGCACCTATGCGGTGGCGGGCTCCTACCACAGCGTCGCCAAAAACCCGCAAGGCATTGACGCCGTTCTTTCCGCCCCGGTGGAAGGCTTCACGCAATGTGCGGAAATTATTGCTTTTATTTTGGTGGTGGGCGCCTTGTTCACCATTATCGAGCGCACGGGCGCCATTAATACGCTGATTAAGAAAGTCAGCTTCTTCTTTGCCAGCCGTCCTAAATACAAGAAACTGTTTATTCCCGTCTGTATGTTTCTGTTCTCCCTGTGCGGGGCGATGTTTGGCATGGAAGAAGAAACGCTTATTTTTATTCCCATCTTTATTCCGCTGGCGCTTTCGCTGGGGTATGATACCGTCATCGGCATGTCCATCCCGTTTATTGGCGCCTTTACCGGATTTTCTTCGGCCTTCGTCAATCCGTTTACCGTAGGAATCGCCCAAACCATTGCCCAGCTGCCCATGTATTCCGGCTGGCAGTACCGGGTGGTGATTTGGTTTATTTTCACCTCGGTCGTGGCGGGCTTTTTTACCTGGTACGGCGAACGCGTGCGCAAGAACCCCACCAAAAGTTTAACCTATAAAATGGATTTGGACAAACGGGCCGAGCTGAAAATCATCAACGATGTGGTGGTGGACGAATCGTTCCGCCTCACCCGCGCCCACAAACGCGTGATTGCGTCGTTTGTATTGGGAATGGGGCTTTTGTTTTACGGCGTCATCCGCTACCAATGGTATATGATTGAAATTGCGGCGGTATTTTTGGGCGTATCCATTGCGTGCGCCTATTTCGGCAAGCTGACGCTGGATCAGGCGACCAACGCCATTATAGACGGCGCCAAATCCATGATTGGCGTGTGTATTTTGATGGCGCTGGCGCGCTCTATTGTAATTGTAGCTACCAACGGCCATATTTTAGACACGTTCCTGCACGCCATGACGCAAAGCGTAGGCGGGCTGCACCCCATTTTGGCCTCGCAGGCGATGTTTGTCATCCAGACGGTGCTGAACTTCTTTATCGCCTCCGGGTCGGGCCAAGCGGTGCTGACGATGCCCATTATGGTGCCGCTGGGAGATTTGGTAAACGTTTCGCGCCAGACGGTCATTTTGGCCTACCAATTCGGCGAAGGCTGGGGCAACCCGATTATCCCCACCGCCCCGGTTACCATGGGGGCGCTGGCGTTGGCAGGCATTTCGTACCCGATGTGGGTGAAATGGTTTTTAAAGCTGGAAGTGATTCTGGTGGCCCTGTCGCTGATTCTGCTTATTCCGGCGTATTATATTTGGTAG